CTAACAGAACTGGCAAGCTCGAGTAAATTTAGCCGGTTTCATTTTGCGTACCTGGTGTTTAAGCAAATAACACTCATTTTTAATCGAGTTGAGGTTCAGACTGTTCCAGAAGCACAACACTAACTTTCTtaagaagaaaataacagaattCGACGCAGAAATTGATGCCGTTTTATTAAAGTTGTGAGAAGAACTGCGTCTGACTATAAAAGATACGAGGAGGAAACTAAGATCCCAAAAgagaatattttattcattatatttctttttcccATTGCAAATAAATCTACAAAATCAAGTATCTGAATATTCTCTAAATAGGCAAGTTTGtctggagtttattttttatgactaATTCAACCAATTATGAAAACTGTGCAAATATTTGGCCAAGTGCAGCTGCTGATTTGTTCTGTGTTTAAGGGTGAACACTTCTGGGCCTTGCCTGTTTTCCTAATCTCCTGTTTAATGTTCCTAATTCTTCTCTTAACTTCCTTGTGAAGTTGTCAGGAAGACATAATAGCACCCGTGTTTAAATATGCAGGACTGTGTAAAGTTGCAACGTTTTATCTGTGCAGCACGATGCAAAGTTGGCAAGAGATTAATTTAGCTGCAGCGAATAAGTGAGAGACTTTTCCAGAATAGAGCAGGACGGAAACCAAAAGGTGTCAACATGTATcaaatttaaatacatatttaggCTAGACacattaaatattgaataattaTATGTAGTTTGTAAAATGGATGTggaaataattacataaaataagtaTTAATTACATTATAAAGCATacatttttatggatttttaaaaatgtaattaaattatttcacagtCTAATTATTACATATTATGAAATTATATTGTCTGTCCTTCAGAGCtagtgggcggggctaacaATGCTATATGCGACGTGATTGACTTAAATAATTTCATGATAAACTGtagaatacaaaatatataGCAACCAAAAATGAGACATTTACACGTCATTTTCACACATGgtaaagttttaataattaatttcaatatttaattattttactgcTAATTGTGGATATTAATAACACactaatatattattatatttttatattctacagttttatttttatgatcaCAAACATTTatctcctccatgggctgccaccttatcgtggtggaggggtttgagtgtcccaatgatcctaggagctatgctgtctggggcttcatgcccctggtagggtcacccaaggcagacaggtcctaggtgagggaccagacaaagagcagcccaaagaccccaatgatgaaggaaaactttggacttggtgttccctcgcccggacgcgggtcaccggggccccactctggagccaggcctggagggggggcacgatggcgagcgtctggtggccgggcttttacccatggagcccggccgggctcagcccgaagaggaaacatgggccccccctcccatgggcccaccacccgtgggaggggccaaaggggtcgggtgcagtgtgggatgggtggcagcagagggaggggaccctggcggtccgatcctcggttgcagaaactggctcttgggacgtggaatgtcacctctctggtggggaaggagccggagctagtgcgtgaggtcgagaggttccggctagaaatagtcggtctcacctcgacgcacggctctggttctggaaccagtctccttgagaggggctggacatacttccactctggagttgcccaaggtgagaggcgtcgggcaggagtgggcatacttgttgctccccatctcggcgcctgtacgttggggtttaccccggtgaacgagagggtagcatccctccgcctacgggtggggggacgggttctgactgtcgtttgtgcttacgggccgaacgacagttcagattacccaccctttttggagtccttagagggggtactggagagtgctcctcctggggactcccttgttctgctgggggacttcaacgctcacgtgggcaatgacagtgagacctggaggggcgtggttgggaggaacggcccgcccgacctgaactcgagcggtgttctgttgctggacttctgtgctcgccatggattgtccataacgaacaccatgttcaagcataagggtgtccatatgtgcacttggcaccaggacaccctaggccgcagttcgatgatcgactttgtcatcgtttcatcggatctgcggccgtatgtcttggacactcgggtgaagagaggtgcggagctgtccactgaccactacctggtggtgagttggctccggtggtgggggcgaaagccggtcagacctggcaggcccaaacgtgttgtgagggtctgctgggaacgtctggcggaatcccctgtgagacggagctttaactcccatctccggcaaaacttcgaacacgtcccgggggaggtgggggacatggagtctgagtggaccgtgttccgtgcctccattgtcgaggcggccgatcggagctgtggccgcaaggttgtcggtgcctgtcgcggcggcaaccctcgaacccgctggtggacaccttcggtgagggatgccgtcaggctgaagaaggagtcctatcgggcctttttggcctgtgggactccggaagcagctgatgggtaccggcgggcgaagcggcatgcggctcgggcggttgctgaggcaaaaacccgggcgtgggaggagtttggagaggccatggagaaagacttccgtacggcttcgaggcgattctggtccaccatccggcgtctcaggggggggaagcggtgcagcaccaacactgtttatagtggggatggtgtgctgctgacctctactcgggacgttgtgggccggtgggcagagtacttcgaagacctcctcaatcccaccaacatgccttccactgaggaagcggagcctggggactctgggttgggctctccaatctctggggacgaggtcgccgaggtggttaaaaagctcctcggtggcagggccccgggggtggatgagatccgcccggagttccttaaggctctggatgttgtagggttgtgttggttgacgcgactctgcaatgtcgcatggacatcgggggcagttcccctggattggcagactggggtggtggtccccctgttcaaaaagggggaccggagggtgtgctccaattatagaggggtcacactcttaagcctccctggcaaggtctattcaggggtcctggagaggagggtccgtcggatagtcgaacctcggattcaggaagagcagtgtggttttcgtcctggtcgtggaacgctggaccagctctacaccctcggcagggtcctggagggtgcatgggagttcgcccaaccagtctacatgtgttttgtggacctggagaaggcgttcgaccgtgtccctcggggagccctgtggggggttctccgggagtatggggtaccgggccctttgatacgggctgtcaggtccctgtatgaccggtgtcagagtctggtccgcattgccggcagtaagtcgggctcgtttccggtgagagttggactccgccagggctgccctttgtcaccgattctgttcatcactttcatggacagaatttctaggcgcagccaaggtgttgaggggatccgatttggtggccttaggatctcatctctgctttttgcagacgatgtggtccttttggcttcatcagatcgtgatctgcagctctcgctggagcggttcgcagccgagtgtgacgcggccgggatgaggatcagtgcctccaaatccgaggccatggtcttgagccggaaaagggtagagtgccttctccgggtcagggggggtgtcctgccccaagtggaggagtttaagtatctcgggatcttgttcacgaatgggggaagaagggagcgggagatcgacaggcggattggcgcagcgtctgctgtcaagcgggcgctgtaccggtccgtcgtggtgaagagagagctgagccaaaaagcgaagctctcgatttaccggtcgatctacgttcccaccctcatctatggtcatgagctttgggtcatgaccgaaagaacgagatcgcggatacaagcggccgaaatgggttttctccgtagggtggctgggctctcccttagagatagggtgagaagctcagtcatccgggagggactcagagtagagccgctgctccttcacatcgagaggagccagttgaggtggctcgggcatctggtcaggatgcctcctagacgcctccctggtgaggtgttccgggcacgtcccaccgggaggaggccccggggaagacccaggacacgctggagggactatgtctctcggctggcctgggaacgcctcgggattcccccggaggagctagaagaagtggctggggagagggaagtctgggcctcccttctgaagctgctacccccgcgacccgaccccggataagcggaagaagatggatggatggatggatggatggatggacaaacatttatttgtttcattttgggACTTTTGACCCTTAAAAGAAGAACCCGTTCACTGTGAATTTTGTCCTCTAAGACAAGCATTTCCAGGATTCTGGAAAGTTTGACTTGATCTGGTTCAAATATCTGTTTGAAGAAATTTTCTTGCTTgttgtatataattttttttaaagtgcatatAAATGGTAAACCATTTCCTGCATCATCCTGTTTTACTCAAAAAGCACACAGGTTGATGGCCACATATTTCTTCCCCTGCCTTTTTCAGGCGATGGCCTCCTAAACCTGTCATCACAAACAGCGCAGGCAGAGGAAGGCTCAGAATCTCTGACCACGTTCGACCGTGAAGAGCAGGACCGCGCTCTTGTCTTTTTAGGTCAGTCTCTATTTCTGTTAGAGTCCTGGCTGAAAACTGAGGGAATGAGGCGAGTTTAAGCTGACAGCAGGAGTGACGTGTTGAGGGTAAAACGCTGTGAGGTGAGCGCTCTGAGCTGAAACTCTGCTGATTCATGGTCGGAGGAGCCGCCGGGGAGCTTCAGCGGCTCTGCTGGGAGATTCTCCAGGTAGGGAGGAGATACTGGGACAGGTCCGTGTCACACTGAAGGGACTATTTCTCCTCTCCGGCCTGGAAACACCTCAGGATCCCACTGGAAGAGCTATATCTGTTTTACGGCCGGTACCCTGCATATCTTTTTGCATTGCCATCAGTCTGATGCATTAAAGATTCATGAGCAGCAAACGCTGTGTGGCTCATCTCACAGTCGCCATGCAGTGTTTTAGCCCAACAGAAGACGATTCAGTACAATAAATCAGGATAAATGAAGGTGATGAGACTTTGTCACTTACCGagaataattattacattttctgagTAAATCCAAGTTTTTTGGGATAATATAAATGTGTATTTGCATTGTGTCACATGCTGATATTAATATGACGATtacaattaaatatatttttgcaaatctAATGAGATATGCAGCAATGcaacaaaattagatttttataagCCATAGAGAGTACAAATAAGTTAAGCtgttcttcagaaaaaaaactcagaaattggAAAATGTAAACTTAATGACCATCacattatctaaaatgtttgaccttttccctcagtgtattataagcctggcggcccaccaggctttacttgtgcccccaccaggcttggCATTGTTAACTTATCTTAGTTTTTTGTATTAGCCATAAATGTGGCCTACATGGCTAATTGCACTGGGGCTAAATTGAAAGAAAGCAACAGTAAGTCATGTTAAGTGATGCAAATCATACTTCTTTGTGTCCtaaataagataagataagataatttTATTAGTCTCCTATAGGAGAAATTTGTCTTGGAACCAGGGGCAAAACTGCAATACAACAATGCATGAGCATATTAAAACTATTTGTGGAATCATGCAGACTGACACAGCCTAAACCTAACGTAACCTAAAAAAGAAGTGATAAATACCTGTCCCCTGcctctgcttttatttgttgaCTCTCTGTCACTTCATCTTAACCACGGCAGCCTTAAAATAAAAGAGCACCTCCCCTCCCCCACCACTCACCGGTACTCTGTCCGGGTATTTGTTGCGTATTTTGGCTGACTCCACACATCGGTGCTCTGGGGGAGAGACagcaaacaaacaggaagtcagagaTTAAAGGGATGAGTGAGGCCTCTTGGGATTCTTGCTCTGCAGCCGCCCAGTTTGATAGAGAGCTCAGCAACAAAGCGCAACACAACAAGCAGAGAGATAAGCCGATGCTTGCTCATGCACACAAGTACAATATTTTCTGAATCCGGCACCTTTTTATCAGGCATATCCAGGGCTGTCATGGAGCCCAGAAGCTGCCACAGCAGGCAGAAAATGAGCAGAGGCCAGGAAGGTGGTAAAATGTGGAAGGACTCATTTAGGTGCAGGCCTTCATTAGCCCTAGATAGAGGGGCTAATTTGGGATGTTCCTCTAATGAAAGGCGCTTGGAGGTTATCTAAAGagagtttcaaaataaaagctgaattcAGAAACATTATTAGTCATATATGGAAGTTCAATAATTTGTTACAGAAATCACAGCATAAAGtcaaatgtgtgtaaaacacaaattctgGCATCTGGGTACGGGTAAATGTCATTTTGCTAAGTAACCTTGCGGGTCAGCACCCTTTAGAAGTTGCTCAACTCGCTCATTTCAGTAATTAAACTtgataatattaataaaataagcaCGTGCACACGAGATAATATTTTAAGGTGCAATCAGctgattaatttgttttctaagCCCGTAACCTGCAGCAAAGACACGTTATCAGAGGTTGCTACAGCCGAAGCGTCAGCCATTATTGATTTACAGCATTCATCTGCAGGTtgcaaagggggaaaaaacccacaaaaaaacccaaacgtGCATTAATGCGCCAATGAGGGgaaattgggaaaaaaaaaaaacatgaatacgggaactgcaaaacagaaaggaaagatGGAATCAAGATGCGTGACAAGACAAGAATCAGCTCCTGTTTTATATAACAATCCAatccccttttctttttttttttctttctctttttaccGAGGGAATGGTCCTCTTTAAACATCCATTTCATCTTTGCAGGATCCCCGAACTGAGGCGTGACGGTACGAGCTTCTGGATCTGCTGAGAATGCTGGTGAAACgtcccccaaaaaaaaaaataatccaaacaaaCGCGAGCAAAGCAAAACGTCAACAAGAAGTCTCTGCCTTTCAGCTGTCCGTCTAACACAGGGTGACGTCATCGTCTGACAGAGCGCTGCTGCCTTCAGGTGCACTCTCAGACAGTCAGTATATGCGCCTTTACACGTCCATCTCAGTAAAATAGAAGTGAAATGTTTATTAACATACATTATTATAGGGAAGTCTGCTGACTTGAGAGTTGTCCAGAAGGCAATCATAGATGCcctccaggaaaactgtttgtgtgtcaaaacttatttattgaaaGTTGAGTGGATGGAAAAACTACAGTAAAAAATATCGATTTTAATCCCACTGTGAATCTATAAATTATTAAGAAAAAGATGAGAAGCCAGAGCCAATGATGCATGTACGCTGAAGGATGCTAATAAAGATGtgtgggctttgactaggctcACCGCCTCCATGTCATGCTGTGTTTGGGTAGTCATTTTTTGTCAGGGCAAAGGAAGCCCTGACAAAGTATTAAGTCcatgcagatttttctttagcGAGTGGAAAAATCTGCTGGCAATCATGTACTCAGATTTTCTGAGGTTGCATTAGTTTTAGGATTTTTGGGTCGTCATTTATAATCTAAATGAATCAAAAGACGCATTTGAAGTGTCACTCTCTGTGTAACGAATCTAATATGGTTTCTCGTAATGAAggaattagtaaaataaatcaaatgttcCAGCTTTGTAAGCAAATCTGCCCTGACAATGTAGGGCAACCAGACCCACTACAATATACCATTTGCCTAAGCTGTAACGCCATACAATGttgaaaaaacagacaaacaaaaataaaacattgagaacaatcaaaaataaacttaaatttgtGGAGATTATAAGAAGataaacagcaataaataaataaatacataaataaaataacatcctATGATATCCTATGAAAATTGTGCTACAAGAACTTCCCAATATAAAGTTTTACTCTTTTTAACTTAAGTGTAGGCGATTTTAAAATAAGCTCCAACAGTTCTTGAACGCACCCTGACTGCTAAAAGTGGCAGCCATGGAAACCGTTTGACGCTAGACATGGCGCGGTGGCTGCTCTGCTAATACGCTAAAAGAAAGCTAGCACCGCTAGCATCTGTAAAAACGCCACATTTTGTCAATATTACGCACGTAAAGTCGACGTTGGAGACAGCTAGATGGACATTACCTAACAAGAGCAATATGTTATTCACCTCaatttgttttgtgtgaatgtttgcTCACTTTAGATCACTCGGTTAGCATCTTCGCTAGCTTTAGCATCACTGATGGCTTTCTATGAAGTGTACTCTCATCCGGCTCTGGTCCGGTACCGAACCAGCGTTTGTACAAAGGCCACCCTGTTCCTGGTGGTTGTCCTGTGCCTCACATACATCGCGCCTCTGCTGGTCGCTTACAGAAGCCAAGGTacagtggtgtttttttttttatgttgctcaTGTCCCTATGTGTTATTCGCTGATAATACTCTGCCATAACTGCTGggaacaaagataaaaaatggTTTAGGTCGAGAACTGGAGTTGCAAACCCCTACTATAAGGGAGCATAACATGGATTTGCAAAGTTGCATGTGACTACTTCAAGACTACTTCATCAAACTAAAGGTTTTTGGCTAAATTAAAACTAGCACAGCATACCAGAACAATCACCTCAGTAGTCAACTGTGAGGCAAAGTCGTTGTGACAGCTAATTCTTGGTAAACTGAGAACAATTATACCAAAAACAGGAGCAAATCCACAACCCAATTGCTGAAAAACGAAATTAAGACATTTctagtggcctagtcaaagttcaaataatGTGAAAGAAACCTCAGTAAATTGGAGAAAAGTTAAATAAGAGTGTACCAACATTTTACTGCAACAGTGTGAGCATTAGATGGCTGTAAGTGTAGCATCATGAGATGCACTCAGGTGTTTCTTGCAGTATGCCCATTTTTGCTTAACTTTTGTTTAATAAGTGATGATTACACTCTACAATTTGTAGATTTTTAGGTCAGGTTTTTTAATTTCATGCCTCAGAGTGACTGTTAAACCGATTATAAATACCAATTAAATGTaggttttatctgtttattgaAAAGTCTCTGATATGACTTGGTGAATTTGCAGACTGCATCTTCTAAGGTTATTTTAGAGTGCACATATGAAGGgcaaattataaaatattattataaaatcaATGTTTGAAATGTACAGCTGGACAATGCATTTTTGGTTCAGAGCTGCCGTTTCTGTTTCAGGTTTCTGGGTTAAGAGAAAAACTTATGAAGAACAGCCAGTGGTGAGATTCCAGTACCAAACCCTGCTGTTCGCAGCCACCAGTTTACAAGGAGATTACGTTGCCTGGAGCACGTTTCCTCATCTCAACAACATGCTTGGCACCAACCTAAGGATTCCTGCCGTCTCtgtaagaacaaaacaatgggTTGCTTTACTGATAATATCACAACTTCAACAGCTTTTATAAAGGATGCAGTGTGATCTTTTCCTGTGCGATGTTTCTGTTGTACACTAACGTTTAGTATCAATTTTATGAccttaaaagagaaaaaggcatCAACCACATGCAAAGCTTCAATAATTTgagtgtctgtttttgttttttaatgctcTGTTGCCCTTCTTGACATCGGTCAGTGTTTAAAATTACATGCCTTCTTCAGTCTCCGTCTTATTGTGTTCCGGTTAGGAAACTGTAACATACTTAGACAAACGCTATTTCTTCTATTTCTTTATGCATCTACATCATAGGTGAGAGAAGAGGACCAGAACCAAGATGGGAAGTTGGACCTATTGacatttcagctgcagcttCCTCTGAAATCTGATGAACATGTATACAGTATTCAGCTGCTGCTCACCTTCAGCTACCAGCTCTTTGTACGTATTCTTTACCTTATCTTTTTTTACCTAATATGTAGTAAATAATCGTAAACCATCcagccacaaaaaaaataaggatGCAGCAGAGATTATTCTTACATAATCTCTTTTCTTCTCCAGCGGAAGTCCACTGTAGTGATGCAGAGCCTTGCGTTTGTGCAGCACTCGTCTCCGGTGCCCGGAGCGAAGATGTTCATCAGTGGAGACCTGAGGCTGCAGCAGAGGGTTCCTCTGCCTCACAAGGGGCTCCACAACATTTACAACGTAAGagagcatacacacacacacacacacacacacacccctgcgcGCACACACTCCTGGGGTGCTAGCACTTTAAATACAGCAGTCTGTCTTTTAGAGACAAACTTTCAGATGGTACAGCTCACATAAGCccaaaatttactgaaaaagaTTTCTGTAAATATAGACAATAACTGGCATGTAAAGAATCGGTGCTGACACTTTAAGTGCTAGAAAGTCAGAGAATGCTTATCATGTAGCGATGTACTACTGAATGATTTCAGGAGTCATATCATCTAATTACCTGGCTATCCCACCAGTCAGGACCCCCGGGGCAGATTTAGCGTGCCATCTcccttcaaattaaatatggtTGGCTTATGTTTAGTGCATTAGCCACATTCTGCACTTGTTCAGAATCAGGCTCTCAGGTGTCATCCAGTCTCCTCTGTTTTGTTGCAAAGGTCTCAGTGATCGACGGCGCCAGCCTTTTTGCAAGTTCATATGACCTGATCAACATCATGAGGAGCTACCAGGAGAGAAACTGTAAGTTAGCAAAGGGAGtcattttgtttgcttgtcGTCTCTCCGCACTGGGATTGAAACGTATTATTTTCTTCACTGCGTTCTCTGACCTTTAGTATCGACGGTGCTGTCCAGTCCAGTACTGGTCTGGACTGTGGGTCGAGCTGATGGCTCCCCCTTTGAGCTGAATGCTGAAATCCGTTATCCCTTGGAGATCATCAGATATCctttaacaaaaacagtgaCGGGATTGAGCCTATACTTTATTTTAAGGTGGGTTCTATACTTGGAGTATAAAATGTTACGTTAGACAAACAAGTAGTAGGTTTAGGATAGTGACTGTCCCATTTCCAAAAAAACATTCCCAGTTTATTTTCATCAAGAAATTCCAACTCTAATCATTTTAAATgccataaaacagaaaacaggaataataaaaaaaaaagaatgtgacACAAGTTACACAGCTGAAAATCCCcatcatttgatttatttttacttacttGCACTGGATATGAACATATTACACAGTTATGTAAGGAATGCTGAAAAgcttaatacagaaatattccCTAAAAATGGTAATGAGACATGTAAATATTAACTTGTTCTGACGTTCTAGTTCAGACCAGGTGAGTCAGTAACACTGAGGCATGTCGGGATCTGGACTGAAGAACATATCAAAACCCAAATAAAGATTTTGCTGACAGAGCTACATTTGCGCCTTAACTGCCTCCCTCCACCTATCGGCCCGGCTTTTGGGAAACCATCAAGTTTGCCTGGATCCAGTATGTCAGCATCCTCCTAATCTTCCTTTGGGTCTTTGAACGCATCAAGAGATTTGTTTTCCAGAACCAGGTCATCAGAACCGCACCCATACCTGTGGGAAAACCTCACTTTTCCTGATACAGGGGTAATGTGTTTTCTATAGGTGTAGACTATATGAAATTTTCTCAAATGGCTCCATATTTTtgatattgttcttttttaacttcataATCTAACTAAATGTTAAATGAGAGAGTTGATCCGTCCAGGACTTTTTATGGCGTTGTTATGAGAACACATACACAagtaaaaaagattttcattaGTGAGAATGAATTTGACACCAAGAATAACATGTAGTGAGACCAGAACTGAAtagataaattaattttgcatACTTTTGCTTCTCAAACTGCTGTTTCCGGGCAACACTTATAAAAGCATTATAAGTCTGCTCCGATATCACACTTAAAAGAACAAGTTGGTGTCAAGAGACACGACTTCCTTCTTATGTAAGAAGGAAGTAATAAATTTTAACTACTCATTTCCCTGCATGGGTTAATTTATTGCTGCGTCTGTGAAGTCGGTCTAAACATCCTGAAAGGCTTTTTTCCTGTAACAGCACGACCCAGATGACTCTCATTGAATACCcattagattaatttcagaatctAAAACTTATGGACGCAGGACAGaaagttgtttctgtttgtgctgaTTAATCAGAGAGCTGATTAGACTTTTCTTTGTAAAGGAAAACTTACAAGGAAAGCACATTTATTGTCTTATAGAGTTCTATAGTTTTTTCTGTGTAGTAACCTAATAAACCTTTTTTCTAGAAGataattcttcttctttttctgctgtttcatAGCATTTGAAGTGTAGGGATTTTGtgaattgtctttatttttgcaacttgaatgttatatgttttaaaacagtttgtgatataaataaaattgattattttgtaCAGTGTATGCAGCAGCTTTGGTGGACCCATaggtttctttctttgtcttttctcattaattcaaatacattttttgtatatttgcgTGAAACTGGgtgtttaatagtttaatatttttccagGTAACTACATAAAGGATAGTTATaactatttttttgtaattccttaaacaatcatttaataatGGCAAGATGActtgttttttaaactgttaaatttaacattttgtttccacaAGTATTTGGAAATTGGAACTTTTGCTCGTTTTGTCTTCACCTCACCTCACTTCCTTtcttccatccattcatccattcatctcTTGTCTTTTGCTTTTCTAATAGCAGGTTGTGTGGATTGCAGCTCGAGGATGAACATTATTTGCAATAGTTGTCTCTATAAAGTCTGCAAGGGAACTAAGATCAAGGGAGGTAAAGGTGGAGGCGCTGCCAAGAACCGtaacttcagttttcttttcattgaaACTCAAATTGTTTAAGGACGTCCAAACCCAAATCTCGTCAAGACAGTCCAGTAAACAACAGACCGAAGAGGCGTCCTTTCTGCTGAGGCAGGTAACTTTGCACATCATTCGCATAACAGTGAAAGTGTATACCATCCTACCTAAAAATGGAGCAGAGAGGAAGCAGgtagagaaggaaaaaaacagggaCTTATGATTGAGCCCTGATGAACTCCAAAAGGAAGACATGTGAGGATGCAGATCTACCAAAGCCGACACCGAATGTACGCCCAGACAAATGGGACCTGAACCCTTCCAGAACCAAGCCCCTCACACCCACCCAC
Above is a window of Xiphophorus hellerii strain 12219 chromosome 2, Xiphophorus_hellerii-4.1, whole genome shotgun sequence DNA encoding:
- the gabarapl2 gene encoding gamma-aminobutyric acid receptor-associated protein-like 2 — protein: MTSPCVRRTAERQRLLVDVLLCSRLFGLFFFLGDVSPAFSADPEARTVTPQFGDPAKMKWMFKEDHSLEHRCVESAKIRNKYPDRVPVIVEKVSGSQIVDIDKRKYLVPSDITVAQFMWIIRKRIQLPSEKAIFLFVDKTVPQSSLTMGQLYDKEKDEDGFLYVAYSGENTFG
- the tmem231 gene encoding transmembrane protein 231 encodes the protein MAFYEVYSHPALVRYRTSVCTKATLFLVVVLCLTYIAPLLVAYRSQGFWVKRKTYEEQPVVRFQYQTLLFAATSLQGDYVAWSTFPHLNNMLGTNLRIPAVSVREEDQNQDGKLDLLTFQLQLPLKSDEHVYSIQLLLTFSYQLFRKSTVVMQSLAFVQHSSPVPGAKMFISGDLRLQQRVPLPHKGLHNIYNVSVIDGASLFASSYDLINIMRSYQERNLSTVLSSPVLVWTVGRADGSPFELNAEIRYPLEIISYRPGFWETIKFAWIQYVSILLIFLWVFERIKRFVFQNQVIRTAPIPVGKPHFS